One region of Eretmochelys imbricata isolate rEreImb1 chromosome 2, rEreImb1.hap1, whole genome shotgun sequence genomic DNA includes:
- the LOC144260424 gene encoding uncharacterized protein LOC144260424, giving the protein MIPVLFLLLFGYVFSLPDCPQKCLCTPSLMDCRCASLYEVPHGIAQKTETLILNDNHLTLISPGVFQHLPNLTFLGLANNKLSLQNDSFDNISKSILSLDLSGNNFTDLPSNLFRNTKKLVWLNLAENRLGLLDSTIFISLEKLTYLDLSNNRLKMLASMFVGLSQLDTLMLAGNHLPTIPEGVFDPIHNLKILVLSHNEISHLPEGLFDKMKSLNDLLLDYNNFTEISHAIFTTLDNLKHFSISKNKIQSIPPLLFASRFTLRKLDLSSNLLLEMPSDFASGLEQLEVLNLSANCIGNVPKNLFINNTKLKFLHLDKTCLHTPPIFSGLQNLIELTLCCNGIKILPKTFTDSTANLELLDLSMNNIREIEDDAFKMNHNITKVILTGNPVCTTDQFMHYSFKGLGCSSKN; this is encoded by the coding sequence ATGATCCCTGTGCTATTTCTGCTGCTCTTTGGATATGTCTTTTCACTGCCAGACTGCCCCCAGAAGTGTTTATGTACCCCTTCTCTAATGGATTGCCGCTGTGCCAGTTTATATGAAGTTCCACATGGTATCGCTCAAAAAACAGAAACATTGATCTTGAACGACAACCATTTAACCCTCATTTCTCCAGGAGTGTTTCAACACCTTCCCAATCTCACATTCCTTGGTTTAGCCAACAACAAGCTGTCACTTCAGAATGACTCTTTTGACAATATCAGCAAGAGCATCCTCTCTCTGGatctctctgggaacaatttcaCAGACTTGCCATCAAACTTGTTCAGGAACACAAAGAAACTGGTTTGGTTAAACTTAGCTGAAAACAGATTGGGTCTTCTGGACAGTACAATTTTCATCTCCTTAGAAAAGCTCACCTATCTGGACCTCTCCAATAACAGGCTGAAGATGCTTGCATCCATGTTTGTGGGGCTTTCCCAGCTTGATACCTTAATGCTGGCTGGTAACCATCTCCCCACCATACCAGAGGGAGTTTTTGATCCCATTCATAACCTTAAGATCCTTGTTCTGTCCCACAATGAAATAAGTCATTTGCCTGagggtttgtttgacaagatgaAGAGTCTTAATGACTTGCTGCTAGATTATAATAATTTTACTGAGATATCACATGCTATATTCACAACCCTCGACAACctaaaacatttttcaatttctaaaaataaaatccaaagtATTCCACCTCTCTTGTTTGCTAGCAGGTTTACCTTAAGGAAACTTGACCTGTCTAGTAATTTACTCTTAGAGATGCCTTCTGACTTCGCTTCAGGGTTGGAGCAGCTGGAAGTTCTTAATTTATCTGCAAATTGTATTGGTAATGTTCCCAAAAATCTATTCATAAATAATACTAAGCTAAAGTTTCTGCATTTGGACAAAACTTGTCTCCACACTCCACCCATTTTTTCAGGCCTTCAAAATCTGATTGAGTTAACTTTATGCTGTAATGGCATAAAAATCTTACCAAAAACGTTCACTGACAGTACGGCTAATTTGGAACTTTTGGATCTCTCCATGAACAATATAAGAGAAATAGAGGATGATGCATTTAAGATGAACCATAATATCACAAAAGTAATTTTGACTGGGAATCCAGTTTGCACAACTGATCAATTTATGCATTACTCTTTTAAAGGACTAGGCTGTAGCAGTaaaaattaa